Proteins co-encoded in one Candidatus Methylomirabilota bacterium genomic window:
- a CDS encoding substrate-binding domain-containing protein, with translation MLPNPMDARALPVDATASAHDREATPPVRVVAADALRLQGAHSLGVRVAPELAEAFLVKKRATAITRRAGDDAYGWLVSGQLPGDSRPRLIEIAAGGSAAMFQSLAAGAGDVGMASRRATPAEVAQIATAGLGDIASPAHEHVLGVDGMPVIVHPTNPVSSLGVEDVARIFSGQVTAWAMLGKGEGRITLYARNERSSSFDVFKALVLRELPLAPTAKRFVEAGALADAVTDDVHGIGFASMSSMRRAKVVAVGGTGVPAIPPTALSVSAEEYPLSRRLYLYTTSATSNPLATEFVEFALSPEGQKIIAAAGFVDLGVRVGGGRACDERCPPRYAALTERGRRLAPLFRFRPGTTEFDSRAQRDIDRVADFVRRDSPSTVALAGFSERVGLSVDRARKVAEELRARGIRVDAAEGFGGAVPLVSKDVSGAEERNERVEVWLASR, from the coding sequence ATGCTCCCGAACCCGATGGACGCGAGGGCGCTGCCGGTCGACGCCACGGCCAGTGCCCACGACCGCGAGGCAACCCCGCCGGTTCGCGTCGTCGCGGCCGATGCCCTCCGCCTGCAGGGAGCCCACTCGCTCGGCGTCAGGGTGGCGCCGGAGCTGGCCGAGGCGTTCCTGGTGAAGAAGAGGGCGACAGCCATCACCCGCCGGGCGGGAGACGACGCCTACGGGTGGCTCGTCTCGGGACAGCTCCCGGGCGATTCCCGGCCTCGACTCATCGAGATCGCCGCCGGGGGCTCGGCGGCGATGTTTCAGAGCCTGGCTGCGGGAGCGGGCGACGTGGGGATGGCTTCGCGTCGCGCCACGCCCGCCGAGGTCGCGCAGATCGCGACCGCCGGTCTGGGCGACATCGCATCGCCGGCCCACGAGCACGTGCTCGGCGTCGACGGCATGCCCGTGATCGTGCACCCGACGAATCCCGTGAGCTCCCTCGGTGTGGAGGATGTGGCGCGCATCTTTTCGGGTCAAGTGACCGCCTGGGCGATGCTCGGGAAGGGCGAAGGGCGCATCACCCTGTACGCTCGAAACGAGCGCTCGAGCTCGTTCGATGTCTTCAAGGCGCTCGTGCTGCGCGAACTGCCACTGGCACCCACGGCGAAGCGCTTCGTGGAGGCTGGCGCGCTGGCGGACGCCGTGACGGACGACGTGCACGGCATCGGGTTCGCGTCCATGAGCTCCATGCGGAGGGCCAAGGTCGTCGCGGTCGGCGGTACCGGCGTCCCGGCCATCCCGCCCACCGCGCTCAGCGTATCCGCCGAGGAGTATCCGCTGTCGCGGCGGCTGTACCTGTACACGACGTCGGCTACGAGCAATCCGCTCGCCACGGAGTTCGTCGAGTTCGCGCTGTCGCCGGAAGGTCAGAAGATCATCGCCGCGGCGGGATTCGTGGACCTCGGCGTTCGAGTCGGAGGGGGCAGAGCGTGCGATGAACGGTGCCCGCCGCGCTACGCGGCGCTCACGGAAAGAGGACGGCGCCTCGCTCCGCTGTTCCGGTTTCGCCCCGGGACGACCGAGTTCGATAGCCGGGCGCAGCGCGACATCGACCGCGTCGCCGACTTTGTCCGCCGCGACTCCCCGTCCACCGTGGCGCTGGCGGGATTTTCCGAGCGTGTCGGGCTCTCGGTGGATCGAGCCAGGAAGGTGGCCGAGGAGCTTCGGGCGCGGGGCATCCGCGTGGATGCGGCCGAAGGATTCGGCGGGGCTGTCCCGCTCGTCTCGAAGGACGTGTCCGGGGCCGAGGAACGCAACGAACGTGTCGAGGTGTGGCTCGCGTCAAGGTGA
- the uvrA gene encoding excinuclease ABC subunit UvrA, with protein MENTLWLRIHGARQNNLKNISLALPHDRVTVVTGVSGSGKSSLAFDTLFAEGQWRFVESLSTYARMFLERIDRPDVDHIEHIRPAIALEQKNPVRTARSTVGTATELADYLRLLYAKIGRVHCPRCGREARADAPERVAEALCRAHPGTRALVMFPLPVPAKEAPAELLGRLVARGFARIRLGDEVLPLTPLPPLSAADLAAQPELLVVLDRVTLEPARQTRLASSLEQAFGEGGGRAVVEVTRDGARPETLRYGDRFGCHACGIPLERPQPLLFSFNHPLGACPECKGFGNLLRYDESRVIPDGTLSLADGAVQPWRHRSGAWYQKELLRRAKRRHVDVHTPYQELPEDVRRWVQEGDDDFGGIRGFFEDVEGYRYKLHVRVFLSRYRSQAGCPACGGARLKPDALAVTIGGLHIADLSRLTVDDLARWLDGLELTTWEAEVARDVRAQIQAKLGFLRRVGLGYLALDRQTRTLSGGEAQRIALATQLGAQLVGTLYVLDEPSIGLHARDVARLAELCRELAYAGNTVVVVEHDRSFIEAADHCVELGPGSGERGGEVVFAGPRAEFLRDTRSLTARYLSGRESIALPRARRDGSGRWLALVGAREHNLKRLTARIPLHTLTCVTGVSGSGKSTLVHDTLYRAVARAFKTEFESPGAYDALVGLEHLKGIKLIDQEPIGRTPRSNPVTYIKAFDEIRKLYAGLPRAKALGLTPGHFSFNVPGGRCETCEGDGFEKLEMYFFEDVYVTCQACEGRRYRAEVREVSYRGKDVSQVLQLTVDEAADFFAAVPALGRRLQVLQDVGLGYLRLGQPATTLSGGEAQRLKIAAELGPRLGRDVLYILDEPTTGLHLDDIRRLLGVLQRLVDAGNTVLVVEHHLDVIKCADWVLDLGPEGGEAGGELVAEGPPEAIAQVAASYTGKYLREFLARPGAGADRRGAR; from the coding sequence CGCACGGCGCGCTCGACGGTCGGGACCGCCACCGAGCTGGCGGACTACCTGCGCCTCCTCTACGCCAAGATCGGCCGGGTCCACTGCCCGCGCTGCGGTCGCGAGGCCCGGGCCGACGCGCCCGAGCGCGTGGCCGAGGCGCTCTGCCGCGCACACCCCGGCACCCGCGCGCTGGTCATGTTCCCCCTGCCCGTGCCGGCCAAGGAAGCGCCGGCGGAGCTCCTGGGCCGTCTGGTCGCCCGCGGCTTCGCGCGCATCCGGCTGGGGGACGAGGTCCTCCCGCTGACGCCGCTCCCGCCGCTGTCCGCCGCCGACCTCGCCGCCCAGCCCGAGCTCCTCGTCGTCCTCGACCGGGTGACGCTCGAGCCGGCCCGCCAGACCCGGCTGGCGAGCTCGCTCGAGCAGGCCTTCGGCGAAGGCGGCGGCCGCGCCGTGGTCGAGGTGACGCGCGACGGGGCCCGGCCCGAGACCCTGCGCTACGGGGATCGGTTCGGCTGCCACGCGTGCGGGATCCCGCTCGAGCGTCCCCAGCCGCTGCTCTTCTCGTTCAACCATCCCCTGGGGGCCTGCCCGGAATGCAAGGGGTTCGGCAACCTCCTGCGCTACGACGAGAGCCGGGTCATTCCCGACGGGACCCTCTCGCTCGCCGACGGCGCCGTCCAGCCCTGGCGGCACCGGTCGGGGGCCTGGTACCAGAAGGAGCTCCTGCGCCGGGCCAAGCGCCGCCACGTCGACGTCCACACGCCCTACCAGGAGCTCCCGGAGGACGTCCGCCGCTGGGTGCAGGAGGGCGACGACGACTTCGGCGGCATTCGCGGCTTCTTCGAAGACGTCGAGGGCTATCGCTACAAGCTCCACGTCCGCGTGTTCCTCTCGCGCTACCGCAGCCAGGCCGGCTGCCCGGCCTGCGGCGGCGCCCGCCTCAAGCCGGACGCGCTGGCGGTGACGATCGGGGGCCTTCACATCGCCGACCTCAGCCGGCTCACGGTCGACGACCTGGCCCGGTGGCTCGACGGGCTCGAGCTCACCACGTGGGAGGCGGAGGTCGCCCGCGACGTGCGGGCGCAGATCCAGGCCAAGCTCGGCTTCCTCCGGCGGGTGGGACTCGGCTACCTGGCGCTCGACCGCCAGACCCGCACCCTCTCCGGGGGTGAGGCCCAGCGGATCGCGCTCGCGACCCAGCTCGGAGCCCAGCTCGTCGGCACCCTCTACGTGCTGGACGAGCCGTCCATCGGCCTCCACGCCCGAGACGTGGCGCGGCTCGCCGAGCTCTGCCGCGAGCTCGCCTACGCCGGGAATACCGTGGTCGTCGTGGAGCACGACCGCAGCTTCATCGAGGCGGCGGATCATTGCGTCGAGCTGGGCCCGGGCTCCGGGGAGCGGGGCGGCGAGGTCGTCTTCGCCGGGCCCCGGGCGGAGTTTCTCCGCGACACGCGATCACTCACGGCCCGCTACCTGTCCGGCCGCGAGTCGATCGCCCTGCCCCGCGCCCGCCGGGACGGCAGTGGACGGTGGCTCGCCCTCGTCGGGGCCCGGGAGCACAATCTCAAACGCCTGACGGCGCGCATCCCGCTGCACACGCTGACCTGCGTCACCGGCGTGTCCGGCTCCGGCAAGTCGACGCTCGTCCACGACACCCTCTATCGCGCGGTGGCCCGGGCCTTCAAGACCGAGTTCGAGTCACCCGGCGCCTACGACGCGCTGGTCGGCCTCGAGCACCTCAAGGGCATCAAGCTCATCGACCAGGAGCCGATCGGGCGGACCCCGCGCTCCAACCCCGTCACCTACATCAAGGCGTTCGACGAGATCCGGAAGCTCTACGCCGGGCTTCCCCGGGCCAAGGCGCTCGGTCTCACCCCGGGCCACTTTTCCTTCAACGTGCCCGGGGGGCGCTGTGAGACCTGCGAGGGCGACGGCTTCGAGAAGCTCGAGATGTACTTCTTCGAGGACGTGTACGTCACCTGCCAGGCCTGCGAGGGCCGGCGCTACCGCGCCGAGGTCCGGGAGGTCAGCTATCGCGGCAAAGACGTGAGCCAGGTGCTTCAGCTCACCGTCGACGAGGCCGCCGACTTCTTCGCGGCCGTGCCCGCGCTCGGCCGGCGCCTCCAGGTCCTCCAGGACGTGGGGCTCGGCTACCTCCGGCTGGGCCAGCCCGCGACGACGCTCTCGGGCGGCGAGGCCCAGCGGCTGAAAATCGCCGCCGAGCTGGGGCCGCGGCTCGGGCGCGACGTCCTCTACATCCTGGACGAGCCCACCACGGGTCTCCACCTCGACGACATCCGGCGGCTGCTCGGCGTCCTCCAGCGTCTCGTCGACGCCGGGAACACCGTCCTCGTCGTCGAGCATCACCTGGACGTCATCAAGTGCGCCGACTGGGTCCTCGACCTCGGGCCCGAGGGCGGCGAAGCCGGCGGCGAGCTGGTGGCGGAGGGGCCGCCGGAGGCCATCGCCCAGGTCGCGGCCTCCTACACGGGGAAATACCTCCGCGAGTTCCTCGCCAGGCCGGGCGCCGGCGCCGACCGCCGCGGCGCCCGCTGA